Proteins encoded within one genomic window of Candidatus Krumholzibacteriia bacterium:
- the dxr gene encoding 1-deoxy-D-xylulose-5-phosphate reductoisomerase produces the protein MNSTPRQIVLLGATGSIGTSTVDLVRRYPERFEIVGMTAHRSASELATLADTFGGARLQLTGPGADAALRAERPDLAPRMQDPGPDGLLALLEQAPGAMVVNGLVGAAGLAPTVWSLERGHDVALANKEALVVGGPLVLDAARRSGARLWPVDSEHSAIAQCLRGNPHAELSRIWLTASGGPFRDRDPETLAEVGLDEVLDHPTWDMGPKVTVDSATMMNKGLEVLEAHFLFDVPIERIEVVVHRESIVHSLIELRDGAFLAQMGAPDMRVPILYALGEGEHLASAVAPWSPLEAPTLHFEAPDRRRYPCLDLARRAGEVAGAAPIVLNAANEVAVAALLRGELSFGRIPGVIERALERIPLDPVGSVDEALRRDRDTREQTAEWLRRS, from the coding sequence ATGAATTCCACGCCACGTCAGATCGTCCTGCTGGGAGCGACGGGGTCCATCGGGACCAGCACCGTCGACCTCGTCCGCCGCTATCCCGAGCGCTTCGAGATCGTCGGCATGACCGCCCACCGGAGTGCCTCGGAGCTGGCCACCCTGGCCGACACCTTCGGAGGCGCGCGGCTGCAGCTGACCGGGCCCGGTGCCGACGCCGCGCTGCGCGCCGAACGGCCGGACCTGGCGCCGCGGATGCAGGACCCCGGTCCCGACGGTCTGCTCGCCCTGCTCGAGCAGGCACCGGGGGCGATGGTGGTCAACGGTCTGGTGGGCGCCGCCGGTCTGGCACCCACGGTGTGGTCGCTCGAGCGCGGGCACGACGTGGCCCTGGCCAACAAGGAGGCCCTGGTGGTGGGCGGGCCGCTGGTGCTCGACGCCGCCCGGCGCAGCGGGGCTCGTTTGTGGCCCGTCGACAGCGAACACTCGGCGATCGCGCAGTGCCTGCGCGGAAATCCCCACGCCGAACTGTCACGGATCTGGCTCACGGCCTCGGGCGGACCCTTCCGGGACCGCGACCCCGAGACCCTGGCCGAGGTGGGCCTCGACGAGGTCCTCGACCACCCCACCTGGGACATGGGACCCAAGGTGACCGTCGACTCGGCCACCATGATGAACAAGGGCCTGGAGGTCCTCGAGGCCCATTTCCTGTTCGACGTGCCGATCGAGCGCATCGAAGTGGTGGTCCACCGCGAATCCATCGTCCACAGCCTGATCGAGCTGCGGGACGGGGCCTTCCTGGCCCAGATGGGGGCGCCGGACATGCGGGTCCCGATCCTGTACGCCCTGGGCGAAGGCGAACACCTGGCCTCGGCCGTGGCTCCGTGGTCGCCGCTGGAGGCCCCGACGCTCCATTTCGAGGCCCCGGACCGCCGTCGCTACCCGTGTCTGGACCTCGCACGCCGTGCGGGGGAGGTGGCCGGAGCGGCACCGATCGTGCTGAACGCCGCCAACGAGGTCGCGGTGGCAGCTCTCTTGCGGGGGGAACTATCCTTTGGACGTATCCCCGGGGTGATCGAGCGCGCGCTCGAGCGGATCCCGCTGGATCCCGTCGGCAGCGTCGACGAGGCCCTGCGGCGCGACCGCGACACCCGGGAACAGACCGCGGAGTGGCTGCGTAGATCTTGA
- the rseP gene encoding RIP metalloprotease RseP codes for MIETLAVFVFVLLVVVVVHEAGHFLVAKAVGVYCKTFSVGFGPKLLARRFGETEYAFSAFPLGGYVKMAGEGAMEEVQDAGTGGNPDTDFDADGNPIPEHRYFSSKTTWQRMAIVVAGPLMNLVLALVIATAVVGLHGVTVQPFTVVGEVEEGTPAAEAGLQTGDRVIEVAGEGVTAWEDVIAGIVETYQDTGEPVDVIVDRDGQAIVTAVEPTRSEQGTWQIGMWYEPTSVVGNVKRDGPAWEAGLRPGDRIVSLEGVEVTTHREIVDKVEKSIDTPLSITWERDGELMSSTVTPVAAEVPVSFSEMKTVGRIHYQVYSEQRSVGPIQAAEMGAQWTWRTVGQTASFLGALVTGQASGDAVSGPIRIAQFSGEMVKWGFDRLMLFIAMFSVNLFLLNLLPIPVLDGGHVVFIGYEMIMRKRPNERVQAMATQAGFVALLLLMAWVITKDVLHVVG; via the coding sequence ATGATCGAGACCCTGGCCGTATTCGTCTTCGTCCTGCTCGTGGTCGTCGTCGTCCACGAGGCCGGACACTTCCTGGTGGCGAAGGCCGTCGGTGTTTACTGCAAGACCTTCTCGGTGGGGTTCGGGCCGAAACTCCTGGCCCGCCGCTTCGGCGAGACCGAGTACGCCTTCAGCGCCTTCCCGCTCGGCGGCTACGTGAAGATGGCCGGCGAAGGGGCCATGGAAGAGGTCCAGGACGCGGGGACCGGCGGCAATCCCGACACCGACTTCGACGCCGACGGCAATCCGATTCCCGAACATCGCTATTTCTCGAGCAAGACCACCTGGCAGCGCATGGCGATCGTGGTGGCCGGGCCACTCATGAACCTGGTCCTGGCCCTGGTCATCGCCACGGCGGTCGTGGGTCTGCACGGCGTGACGGTGCAGCCGTTCACCGTGGTCGGCGAGGTCGAGGAGGGCACTCCCGCCGCCGAGGCGGGCCTACAGACCGGTGACCGCGTGATCGAAGTGGCCGGCGAGGGCGTGACCGCCTGGGAGGACGTGATCGCCGGGATCGTCGAGACCTACCAGGACACCGGCGAGCCGGTCGACGTGATCGTCGATCGCGACGGCCAGGCGATCGTCACCGCGGTCGAGCCCACGCGCAGTGAGCAGGGCACCTGGCAGATCGGCATGTGGTACGAGCCCACGAGTGTCGTCGGCAACGTCAAGCGCGACGGTCCGGCCTGGGAAGCCGGATTGAGGCCTGGTGACCGGATCGTGTCGCTCGAAGGTGTCGAGGTCACGACCCATCGCGAGATCGTCGACAAGGTCGAGAAGAGCATCGACACTCCCCTTTCGATCACCTGGGAGCGCGACGGTGAGCTGATGAGCTCGACCGTGACGCCGGTCGCGGCCGAGGTCCCGGTCTCGTTCTCCGAGATGAAGACGGTGGGCCGGATCCACTACCAGGTCTACTCGGAGCAACGCTCGGTGGGTCCGATCCAGGCGGCCGAGATGGGAGCGCAGTGGACCTGGCGCACGGTCGGCCAGACGGCCAGCTTCCTGGGTGCACTGGTCACCGGACAGGCGTCGGGCGACGCCGTGAGCGGACCCATCCGCATCGCGCAGTTCAGCGGCGAGATGGTCAAGTGGGGCTTCGACCGGCTCATGCTCTTCATCGCCATGTTCAGCGTGAACCTGTTCCTGCTGAACCTCTTGCCGATTCCGGTGCTGGACGGTGGGCACGTGGTGTTCATCGGCTACGAGATGATCATGCGCAAGCGACCCAACGAGCGGGTCCAGGCCATGGCCACACAGGCGGGCTTCGTGGCGCTGCTGCTGCTGATGGCGTGGGTGATCACCAAGGACGTCCTGCACGTCGTCGGGTGA
- a CDS encoding BamA/TamA family outer membrane protein: MDRSRAWTPRAIVAGLLFLVIVGAAGPAALADDELDYGLDERRLRELEFSGVEFFDEERLRAQLGLIGAPWYWPFRDPRYRLDRVEQGVEAIRGLYRREGFHEIRVRLDVVESDPDQGDVLRITVDEGPRVLIDEIEFLDPEPLSEEWLRERLRYREGGPAPARASDLGNDIYRILDAYLARGHLGARVREDLARGDSTVTVRYSIRSGPVYRVRDVEIRGTDRVREEFVRRELQIEPGQQFDADRVARTEIQLLDTGWFRDVSFEPVALDTTTAQATLRVRTVERPTGFWELGLGTGTEDRVRLSGAWGDRNVWGSGKGLTLRGRVLATIDGSVDDPDEQDLFIDHEEELLYRHPHVLGTRYTGNANVFFRVESRPRSALELERTGLLVNTALVNRRRTSVEVEFGLQRTLKNTLSDAIEFDNGRAQTRSLTLVATRDTRDDLFSPRRGVLRQILLQTAGGPFLGGDNDFNKALASVVTLVPLPFGAVLATRAQAGWVQAWSESADESGVEGGVPLEDRFFAGGSSSVRGYRQNSLGPRLAADDEALQEVRDPRFLADRLSAGGNALLLLNAELRFGLPLLSRFGFDGAVFFDAGNVWANWDTFRIHEVALTGEVTGERAERALRTSFGFGLHYRTVVGPLRLDYGIPLRRGRFESTDPRTGATSDVDRDPPQVWHLSLGHAF; encoded by the coding sequence ATGGACCGCAGCCGCGCCTGGACGCCCCGGGCCATCGTGGCGGGCCTGCTGTTCCTCGTGATCGTGGGCGCGGCCGGCCCGGCCGCCCTCGCCGACGACGAGCTGGACTACGGACTCGACGAACGCCGGCTCCGTGAACTCGAGTTCTCCGGTGTCGAGTTCTTCGACGAAGAGCGGCTCCGCGCCCAACTCGGCCTGATCGGCGCCCCCTGGTACTGGCCCTTCCGGGATCCCCGGTACCGTCTCGACCGCGTCGAGCAGGGGGTCGAGGCGATCCGTGGACTCTACCGCCGCGAGGGCTTCCACGAGATCCGGGTCCGTCTCGACGTGGTCGAGAGCGACCCCGATCAGGGGGACGTCCTACGCATCACGGTGGACGAGGGCCCGCGGGTGTTGATCGACGAGATCGAGTTCCTCGATCCCGAGCCGTTGAGCGAGGAGTGGCTGCGCGAGCGGCTGCGGTACCGGGAGGGCGGCCCGGCGCCGGCTCGTGCCTCGGACCTGGGCAACGACATCTACCGGATCCTCGATGCCTATCTCGCTCGCGGTCATCTCGGCGCGCGCGTGCGCGAGGACCTCGCCAGAGGGGACTCGACCGTGACCGTGCGCTACTCGATCCGCTCGGGGCCGGTCTACCGCGTGCGTGACGTCGAGATCCGGGGCACCGACCGCGTGCGCGAGGAGTTCGTCCGACGGGAGTTGCAGATCGAGCCCGGCCAGCAGTTCGACGCCGATCGTGTGGCGCGGACCGAGATCCAGCTGCTCGACACCGGCTGGTTCCGTGACGTCTCCTTCGAGCCCGTGGCGCTCGACACCACCACGGCCCAGGCCACGTTGCGCGTGCGCACGGTCGAGCGGCCGACGGGATTCTGGGAACTGGGTCTGGGCACGGGAACCGAGGACCGGGTGCGCCTGAGCGGAGCCTGGGGCGACCGCAACGTGTGGGGGAGTGGGAAGGGCCTCACGCTGCGGGGGCGGGTGCTCGCCACCATCGATGGGTCGGTGGACGACCCCGACGAACAGGATCTGTTCATCGACCACGAGGAAGAATTGCTGTACCGGCATCCCCACGTCCTGGGCACGCGCTACACCGGCAACGCGAACGTGTTCTTCCGCGTGGAGTCCCGCCCGCGGTCGGCACTGGAGCTGGAGCGGACCGGTCTGCTGGTGAACACCGCGTTGGTGAACCGGCGCCGGACCTCGGTCGAGGTCGAGTTCGGGTTACAGCGTACGCTCAAGAACACGTTGAGCGACGCCATCGAGTTCGACAACGGCCGCGCACAGACCCGGTCGCTCACGCTCGTGGCCACCCGCGACACCCGGGACGACCTGTTCTCGCCGCGTCGGGGAGTGCTCCGGCAGATCCTGCTGCAGACAGCGGGAGGGCCGTTCCTCGGCGGCGACAACGACTTCAACAAGGCCCTGGCCAGCGTGGTCACGTTGGTGCCCCTTCCCTTCGGCGCAGTGCTGGCCACGCGGGCGCAGGCCGGTTGGGTGCAGGCCTGGTCCGAATCGGCCGACGAGTCCGGAGTCGAAGGTGGAGTCCCCCTCGAGGACCGCTTCTTCGCGGGAGGCAGCAGCTCGGTCCGGGGCTACCGGCAGAACTCGCTCGGCCCCCGCCTGGCGGCCGACGACGAGGCCCTGCAGGAGGTGCGCGATCCCCGCTTCCTCGCCGACCGGTTGAGCGCGGGAGGCAACGCTCTTCTCTTGCTCAACGCCGAGCTGCGCTTCGGGCTTCCGCTCCTGTCCCGGTTCGGGTTCGACGGGGCGGTCTTCTTCGACGCGGGCAACGTGTGGGCGAACTGGGACACGTTCCGGATCCACGAGGTGGCCCTGACCGGTGAGGTGACCGGTGAGCGGGCCGAACGCG